The DNA region GAACTGGCCACGCAACTGGCAGGGATGATTGCCCGCAATCCCGATACCCGGGGTGTCAATCTGACGTCCGGTGAACCGGAGCGGGTCATCCGTCTGCGGGTGGATCAGACGCAGGCGCGTGCCACCGGCATGACGTCTCAGTCACTGGCAGGAACGCTTGCCACGCTGTTTTCCGGAACCACCGTGACCACCCTGCGCGACCGTAACCGCCAGATTGATGTGGTGCTGCGGGGAAATGAAGCCTCACGACAAAACCCGGCGTTACTGAATGCTCTGATGCTGACATCATCGACCGGGAATAAAGTTCCCCTGGGACAGGTCGCCACGCCAGAATGGACGCTGGATGATCCGGTTATCTGGCGTCGGCAGCGGTTGCCGTTTATCACGGTTCAGTCGGATACCGCGCCCGGCGTTCGTGCAGAGACCGTGTCATCGGCACTCTCTCCGGTGGTTGCCGGTTTCCGGGAGAGTCTCCCGCCGGGTTACAGTGTGGAGGAAGGTGGAGTGGTTGTGGAATCGGAGAAAGGAAACAGCTCAGTGTATGCGGTATTGCCTGTCACGCTGATGGTGATGCTGTTACTGCTGATGATTCAGTTACAACGCTTTTCGTCGATGCTGCTGGCCCTGCTGATGGCACCGTTTGGTTTGCCTGGGATAGTTGTGGCTATGCTGCCTTTTGGCATACCGATGGGGTTTGTGGCGCTGCTGGGGATCATTGCACTGGCCGGGATGATCATCCGTAATGCCGTCATTCTTATTAGCGAAGTGGATGTGGGGATGAAAAATGGTTTCACTGCGGATGAGGCGATCAAAGTCGCCGCGCTGCACCGTTCACGCCCCATCATGCTGACCGCTTCGGCGGCCATTCTCGGGATGCTGCCGATTGCCCGGGATGTTTTCTGGGGACCGATGGCATTTGCCATTATTGGTGGGCTGCTTTCAGCCACACTGGCAACGCTGACACTACTGCCGGCAGCAATAAGTCTAATCTTTCACTGGAAACCGTATCCCTGACGAGTCCTGCCGTATCATCGCCTAGTGCTTCGACTAATGATTGCAACCCGCGGATATGGGGATGACCGTCGCTGCCGGTTGCGACTGCTAGGATCATGGCGCCGGACGCCGCCATGACCTGCTGGATCGTGGTGAACTCAGGAGGGGATTCGGCGTGTGAGACAGCGACTATCTGTGACCTCCGAATGAGGTGAATGGATGGTTCGTCGTTGTCTGAGCGCGCACTGGTTCAGTCGTCTTTCCCAGAACCACTTCAAGTACCAGCGCAATTTCGAGCATCCAGGGGATGGGACCCAGCAGACGTTTGAGGATAGCACGCACCTGGTCCGGAGGCTGTTCACGCACTTCGTTATAGCCACATTGACCCAGCCGGGTCTGCACCTCGGCTTCGGAAAGTCCCTTCACGATATTCTCAGGGAGCATCTCCATACACCCTTCTCCGGAAATACCTGACCCGGCAGGTCAGGTATGTTGTTATGGCGATAAAATGAAAATCTGCCGGAGACATGGCGCGGTTAAGTGTATGGCGCATATGCTTTTACAGCAGTGTCATCACAAAGAAACCAGTGGCAGTCATCAGAAGCGAGCCAGTTACGTGCGTCAGTACGGAAATGACAGCCCATGCATAATTGCCATTCTGAAGTAACACCACCACCTCAGCAGAAAAGGTGGAAAAGGTTGTCATACCGCCACATATGCCGGTGGTAATAAAAAACTTCCAGGCGGGATCAAGGTGAGGCTGCCGGACAAAAAAGGCCAGTGCCATACCGATGATAAATCCGCCAACCAGATTAACCACCAGGGTACCAGGTGGAAGATTGGGGAAAAGTGCATTGAGACGCATGGACAGTATCCAGCGGATCACACAGCCGATCGATCCGCCTATCACCACCGCGAATAATGATTTGTACATACCACCTCGCTGAAATCAGGGCACCATCAGACCGTCATTCAAGGGAATAACGTGCGGTGATGGCCCGTTTTTCATTCATTTCATACAGTACGGGGATTCCCGTCAGGACATGCAGATCGGGAACCTTATTTTCATCAATCTGCTCAATAAACATGGTCAGCGCACGCAGTGTATTAGCATGACTGACCAGCAACATGGTTTCGCCACTGGCGACGCGCAGGACAATGACGTGGTGCCAGTAAGGCAACAACCTTCGTTGCGTCATTTCCAGACTTTCTCCCCCCGGCAAATCCGTCAGGGACACATGACGATAACGTGCCTCACGATGAAGTGAAGCAGGTGCATCCGGCAACGGAGGGGAGATACCACGATAGCTCCTCCGCCAGTGATAAACGATTTTCTGGCCAATCTGTTGAGTGGCTTCATCTTTGTTCATTCCCTGAAGCGCACCGTAATGACGTTCATTTAACCGCCATGATTTGTCCACCGGTAACCACAATTGATTCAGCGCTTCCATTATCAGCCAGAGCGAATGAATTGCCCGGTTCAGAACGGATGTGCAGGCTCCATCTATGATTGTAGTGGCACACTGATTCCGGACCGTTTTATCAGGTTTGCTGCGCGCCGGGTTTCCTCCACTCCTTTCAGCATCAGCGGGACATTTTCCCATCCGGTAAAACGATTTTGCGATTCAACTAACTTTCGCCATGGCGGAGTAAAATAATTTTCCCCATAACAACTACCTGTCTGTCACCCACAACTGAACCGGAAGGACCTGAACCCGTTGAGTTGTTTGTACTGATTACCCGGATTTACCTGGACTCCGGTCAAGGAGGTGACGCATCAGAAGATGGGCACCGCTCCCGATGAACAGCGCGATTACAACGGCACTGGTATCATCCGGCAGTATATTAAAAAAGGCATCAGCGATCAGGAAAACCAGACAGTTTGCCTGGATCCCCGTTGCTGTTACAGTATGAGTATTTTTCCGTTCACAGAACCACCCTACCCCTTCCCGTATCTGAGCATACGGGAAGGGTGACGGAATCAGCGTTTTTTGAAGGCGGCTTTACCGGCGAAGATGGCGGCATCACCTAATTCATCTTCAATACGCATCAGTTGATTGTATTTCTCAATGCGCTCCCCACGGCTGGGTGCACCGGTTTTCAGGTGACCAGCCCGCAGGCCGACGGTCATATCTGCAATGAAGCTGTCCACGGTTTCCCCGCTCCGGTGCGAAATAAAGGTTCCCCAGTTGTTATCCTGACACAACTGGACGGCTTCGATGGTTTCACTCAGGGTGCCTATCTGGTTCAGTTTGATCAATGCGGCATTGGCCAGGTTTTCATCGATACCTCGCTGGATATATTTCACATTGGTCACAAAGATATCATCGCCAACCAGCTCAACTTTATCGCCGAGCGCGCGGTGCAGGAGCTGCCAGCCGGCCCAGTCGTCTTCCGCAAGGCCATCTTCAATCAGGACTATCGGGAAATCCTTCACCAGTTGCTCATAGTAGCGGGTCATTTCGTCGGCGCTGAGCCGGGTATTTTCGGTACGCAGGGTATATTTCCCATCGACGTAGAATTCACTGGAGGCCGGATCCATGCAAATAACGATATCTTCGCCTGGGCGGTATCCCGCCTTGCTAATTGCCTCCACGATAAGCTCCAGCGGCTGACGGTTTGAGGAAACGGCCGGTGCAAAACCGCCTTCATCGCCCACGCCGGCGGATAAACCTTTTTCCAGCAGGACCTGACGCAGGGCCTGGTAGACCTCACTGCCCCAGCGAATAGCTTCGCGTACGGAAGAGGCTCCCCATGGTGCAATCATAAACTCCTGAAAATCAGCGCCCTGCCAGCGGGCATGAACTCCGCCGTTAATGATATTCATACAGGGAACCGGCAGCAGATTCGCGCCGACGCCACCCAGATAGCGGTAGAGCGGGGTAGAGGATAGTTGTGCCGCCAGGCGGGATACTGCCAGCGATACGCCAAGGATCGCATTAGCACCCAGCCGGCCTTTGTTTTCTGTGCCATCAAGGGCAATCAGACAGTTGTCGATTTCTTTCTGGCGGCGTACATCGTAGCCCTGCAGGGCATCGTTAATTTCGGTATTGACGCACTGGACCGCATCCTGAACACCTTTACCGCCAAAACGTGTCTTGTCATCATCGCGATGCTCGATGGCTTCACGGGAGCCGGTGCTGGCACCGGAAGGAACGGAGGCACGGGCCATACTGCCCCCTACAGAAGTCACTTCAACCTCTACGGTCGGGTTACCGCGGGAATCCAGAATTTCTCTTGCGATGATACATTCAATTTCAAAGCTCATAAGTTTGACCTTCTTTTAAGGGGCTGGAATATGTTTAATCAGAACATCAACAGAAAGGTGATTGATGAATTCGAAAGAAAAGGAGGAAAAAACCCCGAACAGGCGGTTTTCATGCCCCAGCATGACCAGATCGATATCTTCATGCTGAACAACGGCCTCAACGTCCCGGAAACGATGGATGCTGACGATGGACCTGACGTTGATATCAATACTGCTGGACTCCACCAGACGGCTAAGCATTGCCTTTGCATCAATAACTTCGCGGGACTGACGGTCTTTGGTTAATGAGTCACTGGTATAATCCAGTTCCCTATAGTCAGCACTGAGATGCCCGACAGTAATACGGGTGCCCATCTCTTTTGCCAGACGTTCTGCCTGCTCAAGCAACAGCAGACCATCGGTTTCATTCTGTACAAGTAACAAGGCATGCCGGTAAATTTGCATAAATCACCTCTTATAAGAAGCGAAGCGGTTGGTCAGCCAGGGGAGGATTTCTTTTTTCCGGCTTGTCATGCCGGGCAGCGATACCTGGCGGGAGCCTGTCAGGCTGCTGTCTGAAAAAAGCAAAACGGAGTTCCGGCTGGTAATGTCTGTCACCATCAGGATCACCATGTCCAGCACGCTGTCCTTGCAGGTTTTATCCATTTCCTGCAGTAGCTCAGGCAACAGGGGAGTAATATCAGCCATGTCGCGGACCTCAATTTGTGACAACAACAGCGGCACATCATGGATCCGGTAATTTTTGGCGTCACGATTGAGTAAAACCGACGCGGATTGCCCGGTTATATCTGTTTTGGCTCGCAGCAGCCCTGTCACAAACTGGTCATAATCGATACCGGCGATTTCCCGCAAAACAGCCACGGATTCCTGATCCTGAGTGGTGGTGGTGGGACCCGTCAGCGCAACGGTATCACTGAGGATCGCCCCCATCAGCAACACAGCCTGAGCGGCAGTCAGCGGCATCGGAATGTCATGCATGAGAATTGAGAGAATTACTGTTCCGCAGCATCCTACCGCCCGCACCCAGACATCCGGTGGATTGCGGGTAACAAGGGTACCAATACGATGATGGTCAATGATGCCGATGACGTTGCTGTCCATCAGCGAAGACGGTCCCTGCTCTGCATCCGTAAAATCAACCAGCCATACGGTTTTATCTGTCAGATCGACGGTGAGTAAATCGGGTTGTGAAACACCCGCAGCGTTGAGGATATAACGGGTTTCCGGGGTGATATCCCCCAGGCGCCAGGGCGTTGCGGGACGACCGGTGTAATTAAGCCAGTCAGCCACAACCAGCGCGCTGCAAATAGCATCGCTGTCAGGATTTCGATGACCGAAGACATAAATCGGATTATCTCTTTGAAAAGAGAGAGATTCTGCGGTAAGCGGTAATGTGGTTTTATTTTGCATAGCTATACCTGACATACATGCCTATAAGAGGACAACTTCATCTGTATATCAGGCGCCATCATCCGGTGTTGAAAAACCGGCGGTTGGGAAAGGTGGAGCACCATCACCTTGTAAATCAATCTTATATGGGCCTTTGCATTAAATCAATATTTATTGTTGGCCCTCGGTTTCGTACACACAAGTACATCCTGTCCCGCCAAAAACGTTTACAATAGTGCGCCGAATGAAGCAATTTATACCTTCTTAATTATATTTATGATGAGTATTATCGCCGACGTATCCTGACTCAGCTTAACCGGAGAGAAGGTCGTAATGCAGTGGCTAGGGCAATCTGTTATGGCCAGCGTGGTGAGATCAGAAAACGTTACAGTGAGGGATTGCGTGTGAGGTCGCCAGCGGAACCAGATGCATCCCACTGGGGGACAGCCAGTCCGGCTATTTGCTCTGCGACCATCTCTTGCGTTAACTGGTCAGGTTCAGGGTAGTACAGTCCCGGGTTACTTATCTAGGACTGCAGTCATGCGGGCAAAGTTGTTCTGGTCAGCACTGGTGATGCGGTAGGACGAAGCACCGGATTCCTTGGCGATAGCGGCAATTTTCGCTTCCGCGTTGCTGAGTGTGTCAGCAGTAACACTGACTGACTGGGCGAAGCCAGAGAAAGAGACTACGGAGAGCATACTGGCAGCAACAAGCAGTTTGATATTTTTCATGGTCATATTCCTTGGGTTATCTGGTCATCTGGTGATACCGGCATCATCGCCGTCTCACCTGTTGATGTGCATTAAAAACCCTGTAGTAAATACAGGGTCAATAAGTTATTTTGTAAATTATTGTTGGCTGTGTTTTTTCGTTTTCATACAACCCAGCTCTTGAAAGAGCCTCACCGTGGCTGACGAGGCATGAGAAAATACGGCCGTAACAGACACCGCGAAACCGGGATTGCGCTGGGGAGATAGGTCGGTGCAGGGCCGTTAACTTACAGGATTAGTGAGGGTTTATGATGTTATGGCTACTGATTAAGTACGCGATCACCGCCGGAATGGTTGTTTTTATCTCTGAAGTTGCCAAGCGTAGTGATCGGCTTGGTGGTCTTGTCGCCGCGCTTCCCCTGGTTACTGTGCTTGTGCTCGTGTGGATGAAGCTGGAAGGACAGAGTCAGCAAAAAATAGCCAATCATGCGTGGTATACATTCTGGTATGTAGTGCCGACACTACCTATGTTTTTACTATTCCCTGTTTTCTGTCAGCGATTTGGCTTTTGGATCACGCTGGGTAGCTGCTGCGTCGTAACCGTCCTTATTTTCTTTTTGTGGGCCAGTGCGTTACGCCGTTTTGGCATAAATCTGATGTGATAATGTACGCTGTTGTGAAGCCAACTGCACTATTGCCGGAGGAAACACCGACTAACTCCGAACCATATCAGGCTTTTTAACAGGATAAGAGAGTTTTCAAGGGGGCCGGCTTCCTGCCGGAAGCGCGGTTCTTTCTGTCAAAGACAAATTCAGATGTTCTGGGGAGGTGCGGATATTACAACTATTATACTCGCTGTCTTTCCTTATTGATAATGTCACCCTGATTTCCCGGTTTTAAATGTCACTTTCTGCTGATTTCTGATGAAGAAAAAAGGGCAGTGAGCTCATTTTTTCAGGCTTGATTTGAAAAGAGAGGGTTCAGCCAGAACCGGATTGATGGCTCTGAGCTGAGCCTGAATCTGTGCCCGCCTTTTAGGCATACTCTGGCTGCGCCTTTCTTTTTCCTGCGGCTTCAAGCTCATCCTGTTTTTCCTTCGCCAGCTTCAGCACCGCGTCAAGCCTTTTGTTATCAACGATGCGCCCCTGACTGATGCAGTCCAGCTTATCGAACATCTGATATTTCAGTGTTCTGTTTCCATGGCGGAATTTGAGCGTACCGTCCGTATAATCAAAAGCGAGGATTTCTTCTCCGACTATGCGTGAGTTTTCGTCAGTGGGATCAACCAGATAAAGGATTTTTTCATACTGAAAAGTCAGTGCTTTTGAGAGCGTCCGAAGCGTCTGCCAGGCGAAAATGTCGTCCAGTTCCAGGTGGCTCTCTAGACCGTGCGGTGAAGGTTTTTCGGGTATTTTGCCAGTCTGGCAAAGCGGTGGTTGAAGTCGCTGATGAACGTTTCGATCCAGGCGTTGGCGGCATCAATGCAGGTGATATTCTCCAGGCACATCTCCTTAACCAGCCGCTCCTGCAGCGTCAGGTTGGCGCGCTTAACGCGGCCCTTGGCCTGAGAGCTGTTGGCACAGATACCCGCCAATAGTGGACACGCGACTAAGTGAGTAAACTCTCAACCAGAGGTAGCTCACATGACTAAATCAGTAACCGTCAGTAAAAAGCCGCGTAAACAGCACACTCCCGAATTCCGCCAGGAAGCTCTGAAGCTTGCTGAACGCATTGGCGTCGCTGCCGCTGCCCGCGAACTCAGTTTGTATGAATCGCAACTCTATGGCTGGCGAAAAAAACAACAGCAACAACTGACATCATCTGCACGCGAAAGCGAACTGGATGCTGAAAATGCCCGGCTTAAACGCCAGCTTGCGGAGCAGGCAGAGGAGCTGGCTATTCTCCAAAAGGCCGCGACATACTTCGCGAAGCTCCTGAAATGAAGTATGTTTTTATCGAAAAATATCAGGCTGAGTTCACCATCAAAGCCATGTGCCGGGTGCTGCGCGTGGCCCGTAGCGGCTGGTATGCCTGGTGCTCCCGGCGTCATCAGATAAACACGCGACAGCAGTTCCGTCTGGCCTGTGATGCCGCGGTTCTCAGAGCATTCACTGATGCAAAACAACGGTATGGTGCGCCACGGCTTGCGGATGAGCTCCCGGCCTACAACATCAAAACGATAGCTGGCAGCCTGCGTCGCCAGGGGCTTCGGGCAAAGGCAGCCCGCAAGTTCAGCCCGGTCAGTTATCGTGAGCATGGCTTGCCTGTGTCTGAGAACCTGCTGAAGCAGGACTTTTACGCCAGCGGCCCGAATCAGAAGTGGTCGGGAGACATCACCTACTTACGCACCGATGAAGGCTGGCTGTATCTGGCAGTGGTGATTGACCTGTGGTCGCGAGCTGTCATCGGCTGGTCAATGGCACCGCGAATGACGGCACAACTGACCTGCGATGCGTTGCAGATGGCGCTGTGGCGGCGTAAACGCCCGAAAAATGTCATTGTTCATACTGACCGTGGCAGCCAGTACTGTTCAGCGGACTATCAGGCGTTGCTGAAGCGGCATAATCTGCGCGGGAGCATGAGCGCGAAAGGCTGCTGTTACGACAATGCGTGTGTGGAAAGCTTCTTCCACTCGCTGAAAGTGGAATGCATCCACGGTGAACGCTTTATCAGCCGGGAAATGATGAGAACAACTGTATTTAATTATATTGAGTGCGATTACAATCGCTGGCGTCGCCACAGTGCCTGTGGTGGGCTCAGTCCTGAACAATTTGAAAACCAGAACCTTGCTTAGGGCCGTGTCCACATTACGTGGGTAGGATCAGTTCACACCAGGAAAACGATTAATGACTGGCGGCAGGATTATAACGAGTGCCGTCCACATTCATCGCTGGATTACCAGACTCCAGCTGAATTTCCAGCAGGCTGGCGAAACGGGAAATATGAAGAAAAACCAACCGACATTACTAATTGAAGGTTATATCTAATCCTGGGGTCAGTCCAGTTTATTTAGACAGTTTTGGCATTTCATGTCACGTGATTTAATGTCTGGGTATTTATTCTTTTGATCAGAGTAAAGCTAGAGTTGTTTGAAGGGAAGGGGATAGGAATGCGTGAGTTCCAGCCTCCAATTACCTGCAAAGACATATTTTGAAACCTATATAAATGGGGTAAGAAAAAATATCTTCAGTGTAAAACGATATAAAAATTGCCATATCTTATTGATTATGAGTGAATTTTATTGTTTAAGAAAAATTTCTCGATAAGTGGATGTTCAAGACAGTCAGCGCTATATAAAAAATACAATAAAAAGTATTGACCCTATAGTAGTTGCAGGGTTTTTAATGCTCATCAACAGGAAACGAGCAGTATGCTCTTATGATGAACATTAACTTTACTAGGGTTATCACTATGAAAAATATCAAACTTCTCGCAGCAGCTGGTTTTCTCTCTGTTGTCTCATTCTCTGGTATGGCGCAGACGGTCAGCGTAACTGCTTCCACTCTTGACAGTGCAGAAGCAAAAATTGCTGCTAAAGCAAAAGAAGCACAAACGTCATACAAAATTCTCTCTGCGTATACTGGTAATCGAGTGCATATGACCGCTAAATTAGGGGATTAATAGATAATCATTTTAGGGTATCTATAGGAATATATACCTTGATAAAATCTGCCACTATATACTAATTTTTAATGCTTGATATGCCACATGTTTTTTCCTTGAATAGACTTTAGCGGACTGCTGATAAAGAGTCCGTATTTTTTTAATGTAATACTAATAGTTAAGTATGGTTTTTTATCCGTGCAAATATTTTAGCTCCACGTCCTCTTTGTGGAGTTGCCCCCGCTAAAACGGACACGGTTAATTTATAGCTAGCAGCGAACTTCTGTATTCCCTTGGTGACTGCATTTTCAGCCCTTTATGGGGATGCCAGTTATTATAGTCTTCCATCCATTCCGTCAGTTTTCACATCACTGTCATGGCATCCGGCAGGTCATTAACATACACGTAGTCACGCTTGAACGTTTTAACGAACGATTCAGCCATCCCATTGCTCTCCGGACTGCGCACTGGCGTCGTACACACGATGAACCTGAGTGAGGTGGCGAACGTTCTTATTGAGTCCGCTATGTAGCAACAGCCATTATCGGTCAGCCACTCAACGGCATGTGGCAGGTAAAGCGTATTGCCAAAGCGCTTTTCCACACTCTCTGTCAGCAGATCCTGCACCATAACGCTGTTTATTCCACCTGTTGTCGCCGACCAGCAGATGGCTTCGCGATCACAGCAGTCAAGGCTGAACACTACCCGCACGACTTCCCGATTCAAGCAGCGGATTTCAACACCAGTGCGTATCCGGCTTGAGTGTCACGACGTTGCCGGTATGACTGTGCTCTGGCTTTCTATGGCCAGATTTTGCCAGCAACAGGTTATTCGCCTGCATGATCCGGTAAATGCGTTTGTGGTTAACCCGCCAGTTTTGTTCCTTCAGCGCACGATTGAGGTGTGCCGTCACGCGACGGTAGCCGTTTGTCGCCCGCTCGCTGCATATCTGGCGGATAAGCGGTAACAGTCGGGCGTCATCATCTTTGCTATAGCGGGCTGGCCGCTGCTGGCGCTTCTTTAGCAGCCGTTCATAAAGATTCGAACGCGATACGCAGAGCACTTCTGCTATTCGGATGAGGAGGTATCGTCCGGTGGCAGCAATGGCATGCGCGATATCAACTTTTTTGCCTAGGCTATCTCAAGCGCGTTCCTATGGATTTCGGCTTCCATCGTCTTGCGGCCCAGCATTTGTTCAAGCTGTTTGACTTTTTTCTCCAGCGCTTGGACCTCGGAGACACTGACGACCTCGTCGCCAGCGACGATCGCAGACTTTCCACCCTCGTTCATGAGCCGTTTCCACTTAAAAAGAAGACTGGGTGTGATGTCATATTGCCGGGCAACGAGTGAGACGGTGTAGCCGGGCTGCATGGCGAGCGCAACAAAACGGGCTTTCTCTTCAGGAGTATAACGACGGCGTTTTTGCTCGCCAGTGATCACTTCGATTCTTTGCACAGGACACTCCTTAAACATAGCTCTATGACTATGTCTTACTGGTGAGGTGTCCGGTTCAAACGGAGGCTATTACCCTTTGATATTTTCACTTTTTTGATTCATTCTCAATGCCGATGCTTGGTTAAATCAGAGAAGCGTTCATCATCAGCTATCAACCGGTGCTTTTACGATTTAAGGGGTTAAGACACCGCTCACTATTCTATTCCGTTAGCCTGACTCTGTGATTTCCCGAACATAGTTCAGTGTTCTGAACAGATAAAACCAGCATATTTCTGTCCGGAGCGTCAGACAAGATTGTCTGATAAAGGGGGAGCTGCTCCTTGCAGATTAGAGCATCTCTATGTTAGCAACGTCCGCTCCTGGCACGCATGAGACATTCAGAGCCATAACTGCTGGGGACAGCCTGGCAGTCCAGTTCTTCTGTTCGGTTTCACGACTACACGTCGCCATAATTCGCTATGATGAGAAAAACAGAATAGGATATCGAAGATGAAAACTGTCGAATTTTTGCTGTACACCCTCAAACCCGGTACTGGAAAAGACTTTCATAGAATAATGAAAGAAGTGAGTGTTCCACTTCACCGTTCAGTGGGAATGGATGTTATTTCTTATGGTATATCAGCACATGACGACGATGCTTACTATCTGATCAGGGCTTATAACAGCCTCTCTCACCTGAAAACTGCCCAGGACACCTTTTATGATAGCGAAGCATGGCGTCATGGTCCCCGGCAGGCCATTATCGATAGAATAAGCATCAGCGTTAAATCGGTACTGACTCTCACTGAGAGTGCCGTTGAGCATTTACGAACCCACTGACCCTATCGCTATACGTCATGGTAAAGCCGGGATAGACACACCAGCAAGACGTTACTGTTATTCAGTACATCAGAGATGAGGCTACCGCCTCACATGCTGAATGCGGGATGTTTGACCGGCATCTATGAGCGAAGAGCGGAAGTTCGCTTTCGGAAAACCTAATCCATGTGCCAGAGGGTCTCTGAAAGAGAATGGGGCGTTTAAGTGGGGTACTTACAAAAAATCAGCCTTAACGTACAATAATTTTCGATATCCAAACTGACCCCATTAAGAGTTATCCAGCATGTATGTCTCTTCAATCAACGATTAGTACGGAGACTCATACTAAACTGGAAATAAATCTCATAATAGCGCTTAAGCCGGAATGACTAGCGCTGTCCGGCAAATAGTCGCGGATGATTCAAGATCCACTTATTAAGTGGATCTTGATAGCATCCTGTTAGTAAACCGCTTGTTTTATAAGTAAAATTCCTTTGGCGGGTGTGTAATATTCAGTAGGCTGGCCGGTTATTTCACGCAGCACCTCAGTGACAATACTATTGACCATTCCCGTCAGTTTAAGCAATTCGGCAAAAGTTTCATTCTTGTCAATTATCTTTCTGGTGCCATTTGGAACGTAGAGCAGCATTGCAGCATTAGGGTTCTGTGCAAGATAATTTAGCCATCTGTGAGTCTCTACAAGGACAGCCAGCTCGTAGTATTGGCTATGTCGGAGATTGTTACCATCTGCGTGGTACATCAGCGAGGCAATATCATAACTACTGAGTTCAATTTTAGTACCCTCAGCTTCACTATCCGCTTTTAGTGTCTTAAGAAAACGAATAGACTTACGCAATCCTCCATTACATTGATCGCATTTGTCTTTAATTCGTTTGATGTGGAGGAAAGGTAGGTTGTAGATACGTTGACGTGTGTTTTTATCTATAATAGTGACCCCACGTTGATCTACATCTTTAGTATGTTGGTACTCTTTGGTATCCCACCAGATGCTTGGCACCACATCCACTTCTCTCTGCAAAGACCCTCCCGTTATTCTCAAAGATTTGGCGTTGTTGTCATCAACATCTGCCGCAGGGAAAGTTGCTTTCAGGGCATCCCTAGCGGCATCCCTGAGTTCAAGGATGACATCCCCATCATTTTTGTTCGTAGGGGTGTAGCGGCCAATACCGTCGCTATCATAAATAAGCATCTGAGTGTCTATAATCAGCAGATCCACATCACTGAAACTTTTAATATGAATATCCAGTGGTACAGAGCCTTGGACACGAAACTCCAGATTAAGATCTAATTTCTTTACCAGTTGGTTCTCAATACGCTTGGCAGTTTCAAAAGAAATTTCGGTATAGCGGTTATCAACCGGTTGCATGGCACCTATAACATAGCGGGTTGCAGAATCTTGTTTTCCCCTGGTTTCCCAACTTTCATTTAAATCCAGGAAACCTTCTAGCAAAGCATAGTTTTCCAGTCCATCAATCCTCTGGTTACTGATTGACTCTCTGGCTACGTTTAATTGATCGAATGTCCCTTTACGACGAGACTTCATGCGTTCAATTCGCGCACTAAATGAATTAGACATTGTCGATCCTAGTGATTGTCATTGTTCCGTAAGTAGCCCGGCCTTGACCGTTAAAATAATGGCCTTCAGCAGATTTGAGTCCGTCGTCGAACCTGAACTCTGCGAATCCAACATGTGAAGTCAG from Enterobacter chengduensis includes:
- a CDS encoding cation-transporting P-type ATPase, which encodes MEMLPENIVKGLSEAEVQTRLGQCGYNEVREQPPDQVRAILKRLLGPIPWMLEIALVLEVVLGKTTEPVRAQTTTNHPFTSFGGHR
- the crcB gene encoding fluoride efflux transporter CrcB, translated to MYKSLFAVVIGGSIGCVIRWILSMRLNALFPNLPPGTLVVNLVGGFIIGMALAFFVRQPHLDPAWKFFITTGICGGMTTFSTFSAEVVVLLQNGNYAWAVISVLTHVTGSLLMTATGFFVMTLL
- a CDS encoding 2,3-bisphosphoglycerate-dependent phosphoglycerate mutase; protein product: MGKCPADAERSGGNPARSKPDKTVRNQCATTIIDGACTSVLNRAIHSLWLIMEALNQLWLPVDKSWRLNERHYGALQGMNKDEATQQIGQKIVYHWRRSYRGISPPLPDAPASLHREARYRHVSLTDLPGGESLEMTQRRLLPYWHHVIVLRVASGETMLLVSHANTLRALTMFIEQIDENKVPDLHVLTGIPVLYEMNEKRAITARYSLE
- the eno gene encoding phosphopyruvate hydratase; the protein is MSFEIECIIAREILDSRGNPTVEVEVTSVGGSMARASVPSGASTGSREAIEHRDDDKTRFGGKGVQDAVQCVNTEINDALQGYDVRRQKEIDNCLIALDGTENKGRLGANAILGVSLAVSRLAAQLSSTPLYRYLGGVGANLLPVPCMNIINGGVHARWQGADFQEFMIAPWGASSVREAIRWGSEVYQALRQVLLEKGLSAGVGDEGGFAPAVSSNRQPLELIVEAISKAGYRPGEDIVICMDPASSEFYVDGKYTLRTENTRLSADEMTRYYEQLVKDFPIVLIEDGLAEDDWAGWQLLHRALGDKVELVGDDIFVTNVKYIQRGIDENLANAALIKLNQIGTLSETIEAVQLCQDNNWGTFISHRSGETVDSFIADMTVGLRAGHLKTGAPSRGERIEKYNQLMRIEDELGDAAIFAGKAAFKKR
- a CDS encoding universal stress protein, coding for MQIYRHALLLVQNETDGLLLLEQAERLAKEMGTRITVGHLSADYRELDYTSDSLTKDRQSREVIDAKAMLSRLVESSSIDINVRSIVSIHRFRDVEAVVQHEDIDLVMLGHENRLFGVFSSFSFEFINHLSVDVLIKHIPAP
- a CDS encoding DHHA2 domain-containing protein; the encoded protein is MQNKTTLPLTAESLSFQRDNPIYVFGHRNPDSDAICSALVVADWLNYTGRPATPWRLGDITPETRYILNAAGVSQPDLLTVDLTDKTVWLVDFTDAEQGPSSLMDSNVIGIIDHHRIGTLVTRNPPDVWVRAVGCCGTVILSILMHDIPMPLTAAQAVLLMGAILSDTVALTGPTTTTQDQESVAVLREIAGIDYDQFVTGLLRAKTDITGQSASVLLNRDAKNYRIHDVPLLLSQIEVRDMADITPLLPELLQEMDKTCKDSVLDMVILMVTDITSRNSVLLFSDSSLTGSRQVSLPGMTSRKKEILPWLTNRFASYKR
- a CDS encoding YdgH/BhsA/McbA-like domain containing protein; amino-acid sequence: MKNIKLLVAASMLSVVSFSGFAQSVSVTADTLSNAEAKIAAIAKESGASSYRITSADQNNFARMTAVLDK
- a CDS encoding DUF3147 family protein; protein product: MLWLLIKYAITAGMVVFISEVAKRSDRLGGLVAALPLVTVLVLVWMKLEGQSQQKIANHAWYTFWYVVPTLPMFLLFPVFCQRFGFWITLGSCCVVTVLIFFLWASALRRFGINLM
- a CDS encoding YdgH/BhsA/McbA-like domain containing protein, whose amino-acid sequence is MKNIKLLAAAGFLSVVSFSGMAQTVSVTASTLDSAEAKIAAKAKEAQTSYKILSAYTGNRVHMTAKLGD